In Halomonas alkalicola, the following proteins share a genomic window:
- a CDS encoding acyl-CoA thioesterase, with product MEWDLPEPFFIELVVEPSAIDEYDHVNNAEYLRWIEQVSWAHSDSLGLTLARYRELDRGMAVHRHELDYLAPAFEGDRLALATWIIAADSRLTLIRRFQLVRPADGRTLLKARTRFACIELSSGRPRRLPEEYRRIYGEAAVAE from the coding sequence ATGGAGTGGGATCTTCCCGAGCCCTTTTTCATCGAGCTCGTCGTCGAGCCCTCGGCCATCGACGAGTACGACCACGTCAACAACGCCGAGTACCTGCGCTGGATCGAGCAGGTGAGCTGGGCCCACTCCGACTCCCTGGGGCTGACCCTGGCGCGCTACCGCGAGCTGGATCGCGGCATGGCGGTGCATCGCCATGAGCTGGACTACCTGGCGCCGGCCTTCGAGGGTGACCGCCTGGCCCTGGCCACCTGGATCATCGCCGCCGACAGCCGCCTGACCCTGATCCGTCGCTTCCAGCTGGTCCGCCCGGCGGACGGAAGGACCCTGCTCAAGGCCCGCACTCGCTTCGCCTGCATCGAACTCTCCAGCGGTCGTCCCCGGCGGCTGCCCGAGGAGTATCGGCGAATCTACGGCGAGGCGGCCGTGGCCGAGTGA
- a CDS encoding tryptophan--tRNA ligase: protein MSAASAKTRVLTGITTTGTPHLGNYVGAIKPAIEASQDPNVQSYYFLADLHALIKCQEPRRVQEARLEIAATWLALGLDTDNAIFYQQSDIPEIPELTWMLSCVCAKGLMNRAHAYKAAVAENESAGNQDPDKGITMGLFGYPVLMAADILMFNANKVPVGRDQIQHIEMARDIAGRFNHLYKGDYFAQPEAVVDDNVAVLNGLDGRKMSKSYNNTIPLFTPEKKLLKLVRKIKTNSLEPGEPKDPDTCTLFQIYSAFSGPEATAAMRAEYENGIGWGEAKNRLFETLNEQLREPRERYQALLEDPGHIEAVLHKGAERARAEAAPFMDRLRQAVGLGRFV from the coding sequence ATGAGTGCAGCTTCCGCGAAGACCCGCGTTCTCACCGGCATCACCACCACCGGTACGCCCCACCTGGGCAACTACGTCGGGGCCATCAAGCCCGCCATCGAGGCGAGCCAGGACCCGAACGTGCAGTCCTACTATTTTCTGGCCGACCTGCATGCGCTGATCAAGTGCCAGGAGCCGCGCCGGGTGCAGGAGGCGCGCCTTGAGATCGCCGCCACCTGGCTGGCGCTGGGGCTGGATACCGACAATGCCATCTTCTATCAGCAGTCCGATATTCCCGAGATCCCCGAGCTCACCTGGATGCTCTCCTGCGTCTGCGCCAAGGGGCTGATGAACCGCGCCCACGCCTACAAGGCCGCGGTGGCGGAGAACGAGTCCGCCGGCAACCAGGACCCCGACAAGGGCATCACCATGGGGCTGTTCGGCTACCCCGTGCTGATGGCCGCCGACATCCTGATGTTCAACGCCAACAAGGTGCCGGTGGGCCGCGACCAGATCCAGCACATCGAGATGGCCCGCGATATCGCCGGGCGCTTCAACCACCTCTACAAGGGCGACTACTTCGCCCAGCCCGAGGCGGTGGTCGACGACAACGTGGCGGTGCTCAATGGCCTGGACGGGCGCAAGATGTCCAAGAGCTACAACAACACCATCCCGCTGTTCACGCCCGAGAAGAAGCTGCTCAAGCTGGTGCGCAAGATCAAGACCAACTCCCTGGAGCCTGGCGAGCCCAAGGACCCCGACACCTGCACCCTGTTCCAGATCTACTCGGCCTTCTCCGGTCCGGAGGCGACCGCCGCCATGCGTGCCGAGTACGAGAACGGCATCGGCTGGGGCGAGGCCAAGAACCGTCTCTTCGAGACCCTCAACGAGCAGCTGCGCGAGCCCCGCGAGCGCTACCAGGCACTGCTGGAGGACCCCGGCCACATCGAGGCGGTGCTGCATAAGGGCGCCGAACGCGCCCGGGCCGAGGCGGCGCCCTTCATGGATCGCCTGCGCCAGGCGGTGGGCCTGGGCCGCTTCGTCTGA
- a CDS encoding SlyX family protein, with the protein MSADRASLDLAQRLEALESRIAHQEHWLDTLDEAVATQERRLTRLERINDLMQEKLREQQRALQEGDATAPGPLDEVPPHY; encoded by the coding sequence ATGAGCGCCGATCGGGCGTCCCTTGACCTGGCACAGCGCCTCGAGGCGCTGGAGAGCCGGATCGCCCACCAGGAACACTGGCTCGACACCCTGGACGAGGCCGTCGCCACACAGGAGCGGCGGCTTACCCGGCTGGAGCGCATCAACGACCTGATGCAGGAGAAGCTGCGCGAGCAGCAGCGGGCGCTGCAGGAGGGAGATGCGACGGCCCCCGGCCCTCTGGACGAGGTGCCGCCGCATTATTGA
- the trxB gene encoding thioredoxin-disulfide reductase, translated as MSDVRHERLIILGSGPAGYTAAVYAARANLKPLLITGMQAGGQLTTTTDVDNWPGDDAGVQGPELMERMKRHAERFDTEVLFDHIHEVELRQRPFTLKGDNGTYTCDALIIATGASARYLGLPSEQQFMGRGVSACATCDGFFYRNQEVVVVGGGNTAVEEALYLANIASKVTLVHRRDSLRAEKILQDKLFKKAENGNVVLEWNHTLEEVLGDNTGVTGVRLTSTLTGETKELQAPGVFIAIGHSPNTGIFEGQLEMSGGYIRVKSGLDGNATATSVPGVFAAGDVMDHVYRQAITSAGSGCMAALDAERYLDEL; from the coding sequence ATGAGCGATGTGCGTCACGAACGCCTGATCATCCTGGGCTCGGGCCCGGCCGGCTATACCGCCGCGGTCTATGCGGCCCGTGCCAACCTGAAGCCGCTGCTGATCACCGGGATGCAGGCGGGCGGCCAGCTGACCACCACCACCGACGTGGACAACTGGCCCGGCGACGACGCCGGCGTGCAGGGGCCGGAGCTGATGGAGCGCATGAAGCGCCACGCCGAGCGCTTCGACACCGAGGTGCTCTTCGACCATATCCACGAGGTGGAGCTGCGCCAGCGGCCCTTCACCCTCAAGGGCGACAACGGCACCTACACCTGCGATGCCCTGATCATCGCCACTGGGGCCAGCGCCCGCTACCTGGGGCTGCCCTCGGAGCAGCAGTTCATGGGCCGGGGGGTCTCCGCCTGCGCGACCTGCGACGGCTTCTTCTACCGCAACCAGGAGGTGGTGGTGGTGGGCGGCGGCAATACCGCCGTGGAGGAGGCGCTCTATCTGGCCAACATCGCCTCGAAGGTGACCCTGGTGCACCGCCGCGACAGCCTGCGCGCCGAGAAGATCCTCCAGGACAAGCTGTTCAAGAAGGCCGAGAACGGCAACGTGGTGCTGGAGTGGAACCACACCCTGGAGGAGGTGCTGGGCGACAACACCGGGGTGACCGGCGTGCGCCTGACGTCTACGCTGACCGGCGAGACCAAGGAGCTCCAGGCGCCCGGCGTGTTCATCGCCATCGGCCACAGCCCCAACACCGGCATCTTCGAGGGCCAGCTCGAGATGAGCGGCGGCTATATCCGGGTGAAGTCCGGCCTCGACGGCAACGCCACCGCCACCAGCGTGCCGGGCGTGTTCGCCGCCGGCGACGTCATGGACCATGTCTACCGCCAGGCGATCACCTCCGCCGGCAGCGGCTGCATGGCGGCCTTGGACGCTGAGCGCTACCTGGACGAGCTGTAA
- a CDS encoding cold-shock protein: protein MNRKVMFRCSLVSLLLAAPAPLLIALFVHLAGGELAEALFASLEIGGIAVVYVAAALAVFLLLLVATLAVNALTPQLVNLAEVENDDREIGEVKWFNVNKGYGFITRDSGEDVFVHFRAIRGRGHRTLAEGQKVRYHIIENERGLQADDVTVIT, encoded by the coding sequence ATGAATCGAAAGGTCATGTTTCGTTGCAGCCTGGTCAGCCTGCTGCTGGCCGCCCCCGCGCCCCTGCTGATTGCCCTGTTCGTGCACCTCGCCGGCGGCGAACTCGCCGAGGCGCTGTTCGCCAGCCTCGAGATCGGCGGCATCGCCGTGGTCTACGTGGCCGCGGCGCTGGCGGTCTTCCTGCTGCTGCTGGTCGCCACCCTGGCGGTCAACGCGCTCACCCCGCAGCTGGTCAATCTGGCCGAGGTCGAGAACGACGATCGCGAGATCGGCGAGGTGAAGTGGTTCAACGTCAACAAGGGGTACGGCTTCATCACCCGCGACAGCGGCGAGGATGTCTTCGTCCACTTCCGTGCCATCCGCGGACGCGGTCATCGCACCCTGGCCGAGGGCCAGAAGGTCCGCTACCACATCATCGAGAATGAGAGGGGCCTGCAGGCCGACGACGTCACCGTCATTACCTGA
- the acnA gene encoding aconitate hydratase AcnA, translating into MSTDATPDTLKTLEVGNRTYHYYSLPEAAAALGDIERLPKTLKILLENQLRFADDESVTREDMQALVDWQKEARSDREIGYRPARVLMQDFTGVPGVVDLASMRAAVEALGEDPARINPLSPLDLVIDHSVMVDKFGNATAFRDNVAIEMERNRERYEFLRWGQQAFDNFRVVPPGTGICHQVNLEYLGQTVWTKEEDGRTFAYPDTLVGTDSHTTMINGLGVLGWGVGGIEAEAAMLGQPVSMLIPEVIGFKLTGRLREGITATDLVLTVTQMLRKKGVVGKFVEFYGDGLADLPLADRATIANMAPEYGATCGFFPVDEETLDYLRLTGRDDAQVALVEAYCKAQGLWREPGAEPVFTDTLALDMGEVEASLAGPKRPQDRVALSDMAAAFEAVMEEDGKPLSSTEASVEKGKLMSEGGQTAVGVERSFDHSDSQAVDLDGDQFQLDPGDVVIAAITSCTNTSNPSVMMAAGLLARKAREKGLTTRPWVKTSLAPGSKVVTDYLATAGLDEDLDALGFHLVGYGCTTCIGNSGPLPEPIERAIEAGDLTVASVLSGNRNFEGRVHPLVKTNWLASPPLVVAYALAGNVRCDLTTDPIGTGKDGEPVTLRDIWPSQAEIAEAVAKVNTAMFSKEYAEVFDGDETWQALEVPRSKVYEWSEDSTYIQHPPFFEGMGREPDAIEDVEDARILALLGDSVTTDHISPAGSIKPDSPAGRYLQERGIRPVDFNSYGSRRGNHEIMMRGTFANVRIRNEMLDGVIGGETRHVPSGEQMAIYDAAMRYQQEGTPLVVIAGKEYGTGSSRDWAAKGTRLLGVRAVIAESFERIHRSNLIGMGVVPLQFPEGESRQSLGLNGDERVSIAGLAELTPGGKVKVTIKSDKGEKHIEALCRIDTANELEYYRHGGILHYVLRRMIGAA; encoded by the coding sequence ATGAGCACCGACGCGACCCCCGATACCCTCAAGACCCTCGAGGTCGGCAACAGGACCTACCACTACTACAGCCTACCCGAGGCCGCCGCGGCGCTGGGCGACATCGAGCGGCTCCCCAAGACGCTGAAGATTCTGCTCGAGAACCAGCTGCGCTTCGCCGATGACGAGAGCGTCACCCGGGAGGACATGCAGGCGCTGGTGGACTGGCAGAAGGAGGCCCGCTCCGACCGCGAGATCGGCTATCGCCCGGCCCGGGTGCTGATGCAGGATTTCACCGGCGTGCCCGGGGTGGTGGACCTCGCCTCCATGCGCGCCGCCGTGGAGGCCCTGGGCGAGGACCCGGCGCGCATCAACCCGCTCTCCCCGCTGGACCTGGTCATCGACCACTCGGTGATGGTAGACAAGTTCGGCAACGCCACGGCCTTCCGGGACAACGTGGCCATCGAGATGGAGCGCAACCGCGAGCGCTACGAGTTCCTGCGCTGGGGCCAGCAGGCCTTCGACAACTTCCGGGTGGTCCCCCCCGGCACCGGCATCTGCCACCAGGTCAACCTGGAGTACCTGGGCCAGACGGTGTGGACGAAGGAGGAGGACGGCCGGACCTTTGCCTACCCCGACACCCTGGTGGGCACCGACTCCCACACCACCATGATCAACGGCCTGGGCGTGCTCGGCTGGGGCGTGGGTGGCATCGAGGCCGAGGCCGCCATGCTCGGCCAGCCGGTCTCGATGCTGATTCCCGAGGTGATCGGCTTCAAGCTCACCGGCAGGCTGCGCGAGGGCATCACCGCCACGGATCTCGTGCTCACCGTGACCCAGATGCTGCGCAAGAAGGGCGTGGTGGGCAAGTTCGTGGAGTTCTACGGCGACGGCCTCGCGGACCTGCCCCTGGCCGACCGCGCCACCATCGCCAACATGGCACCGGAGTACGGCGCCACCTGCGGCTTCTTCCCGGTGGACGAGGAGACCCTCGACTACCTGCGCCTGACCGGCCGCGACGACGCCCAGGTGGCCCTGGTGGAGGCCTACTGCAAGGCCCAGGGGCTGTGGCGCGAGCCCGGCGCCGAACCGGTCTTCACCGATACCCTGGCGCTCGACATGGGGGAGGTTGAGGCCAGCCTGGCCGGGCCCAAGCGCCCCCAGGATCGCGTGGCGCTGAGCGACATGGCCGCCGCCTTCGAGGCGGTCATGGAAGAGGACGGCAAGCCGCTCTCCTCCACCGAGGCCAGCGTGGAGAAGGGCAAGCTGATGTCCGAAGGCGGCCAGACCGCCGTGGGCGTCGAGCGCAGCTTCGACCATAGTGACAGCCAGGCGGTGGACCTCGACGGCGACCAGTTCCAGCTCGACCCGGGCGACGTGGTGATCGCCGCCATCACCTCCTGCACCAACACCTCCAACCCCAGCGTGATGATGGCGGCGGGCCTGCTGGCCAGGAAGGCCCGCGAGAAGGGCCTGACCACCCGGCCCTGGGTGAAGACCTCGCTGGCCCCCGGCTCCAAGGTGGTCACCGACTACCTGGCCACCGCCGGCCTCGACGAGGATCTCGACGCCCTGGGCTTCCACCTGGTGGGCTACGGCTGCACCACCTGCATCGGCAACTCCGGGCCGCTGCCCGAGCCCATCGAGCGCGCCATCGAGGCGGGCGACCTCACCGTGGCCTCGGTACTCTCCGGCAACCGCAACTTCGAGGGCCGGGTACACCCGCTGGTCAAGACCAACTGGCTCGCCTCGCCGCCCCTGGTGGTGGCCTACGCCCTGGCCGGCAACGTGCGCTGCGACCTGACGACGGACCCCATCGGCACCGGCAAGGACGGCGAGCCGGTCACCCTCAGGGATATCTGGCCGAGCCAGGCGGAGATCGCCGAGGCGGTGGCCAAGGTCAACACCGCCATGTTCTCGAAGGAGTACGCCGAGGTGTTCGACGGCGACGAGACGTGGCAGGCCCTCGAGGTGCCCCGGAGCAAGGTCTACGAATGGTCGGAGGACTCCACCTACATCCAGCACCCACCCTTCTTCGAGGGCATGGGGCGCGAGCCCGACGCCATCGAGGATGTCGAGGACGCCCGTATCCTGGCGCTGCTCGGCGACTCGGTGACCACCGACCACATCTCACCGGCCGGCAGCATCAAGCCCGACAGCCCCGCCGGGCGCTACCTGCAGGAGCGCGGCATCAGGCCGGTGGACTTCAACTCCTATGGCTCACGGCGCGGCAACCACGAGATCATGATGCGCGGCACCTTCGCCAACGTGCGCATCAGAAACGAGATGCTCGACGGCGTGATCGGCGGCGAGACTCGCCACGTCCCCTCCGGCGAGCAGATGGCCATCTACGACGCCGCCATGCGCTACCAGCAGGAGGGAACGCCCCTGGTGGTGATCGCCGGCAAGGAGTACGGCACCGGCTCCAGCCGCGACTGGGCCGCCAAGGGCACGCGCCTGCTCGGGGTGCGGGCGGTGATCGCCGAGTCCTTCGAGCGCATCCACCGCTCCAACCTGATCGGCATGGGCGTGGTGCCGCTGCAGTTCCCCGAAGGGGAGAGCCGCCAGAGCCTCGGCCTCAACGGCGACGAGCGGGTCTCCATCGCGGGGCTCGCCGAGCTCACCCCGGGCGGCAAGGTGAAGGTCACCATCAAGAGCGACAAGGGCGAGAAGCACATCGAGGCGCTCTGCCGCATCGACACCGCCAACGAGCTGGAGTACTACCGCCACGGCGGCATCCTCCACTATGTGCTGCGCCGTATGATTGGGGCCGCCTAG
- the dapE gene encoding succinyl-diaminopimelate desuccinylase → MPITDPAGLSPTLQLAFELIRRPSVTPDDLGCQALMIERLAALGFHIERLPFGEVENFWATRGHHGPLLAFAGHTDVVPSGPPTRWDYPPFEPCIDDDGMLRGRGAADMKGSLAAMVTAVERFVAAHPEHHGQIGFLITSDEEGPAVDGTRAVVEHLRERHERLDYCIVGEPSSTARLGDVIKNGRRGSLGGVLHIKGVQGHVAYPHLARNPIHQALPALDALTREHWDSGNDFFPATSFQISNIRSGTGATNVIPGEVEMVFNFRFSTELTHEQLRQRTAAILDAHGLDYQLDWTLNGEPFLTAEGELVEAAVLGVEEVMGHRPELSTSGGTSDGRFIATLGSQVVELGPLNATIHQVNERIRAADLDELSRVYEAILKRLFINGSARP, encoded by the coding sequence ATGCCCATAACTGATCCGGCCGGCCTCTCCCCCACCCTGCAGCTCGCCTTCGAGCTGATCCGGCGCCCCTCGGTGACGCCGGATGACCTGGGCTGCCAGGCGCTGATGATCGAGCGCCTCGCGGCGCTCGGCTTCCACATCGAGCGGCTGCCCTTCGGCGAGGTGGAGAACTTCTGGGCCACCCGCGGCCATCACGGTCCGCTGCTGGCCTTCGCCGGCCACACCGACGTGGTCCCCAGCGGCCCCCCCACCCGCTGGGACTACCCGCCCTTCGAGCCCTGCATCGACGACGACGGCATGCTGCGCGGCCGCGGCGCCGCCGACATGAAGGGCAGCCTCGCTGCCATGGTCACCGCCGTGGAGCGCTTCGTGGCGGCCCACCCGGAGCATCACGGCCAGATCGGTTTTCTGATCACCTCCGACGAGGAGGGCCCCGCGGTGGACGGCACCCGCGCCGTGGTGGAGCACCTGCGCGAGCGCCACGAGCGGCTCGACTACTGCATCGTCGGCGAGCCCTCCTCCACCGCCCGGCTGGGCGACGTGATCAAGAACGGCCGGCGCGGCTCGCTGGGCGGCGTGCTGCATATCAAGGGGGTGCAGGGCCATGTGGCCTACCCGCACCTGGCACGCAACCCCATCCACCAGGCGCTGCCGGCCCTGGACGCCCTGACCCGGGAGCACTGGGACAGCGGCAACGACTTCTTCCCGGCCACCAGCTTCCAGATCTCCAATATCCGCTCCGGCACCGGCGCCACCAACGTCATCCCCGGCGAGGTGGAGATGGTCTTCAACTTCCGCTTCTCCACCGAGCTGACCCACGAGCAGCTGCGCCAGCGCACCGCGGCGATCCTCGACGCCCACGGCCTCGACTACCAGCTCGACTGGACCCTGAACGGCGAGCCCTTCCTCACCGCCGAGGGTGAGCTGGTCGAGGCGGCCGTGCTCGGCGTGGAGGAGGTGATGGGGCATCGCCCGGAGCTCTCGACCTCGGGGGGTACGTCAGATGGCCGCTTTATCGCCACCCTGGGCAGCCAGGTGGTGGAGCTGGGCCCGCTCAACGCCACCATCCACCAGGTCAACGAGCGCATCCGCGCCGCCGACCTGGACGAATTGAGCCGAGTCTATGAGGCGATCCTGAAGCGCCTGTTCATCAACGGCAGCGCCCGACCCTGA
- a CDS encoding YeeE/YedE family protein produces MSELALTRRSRLAVPAVAAGALLLGALAVGAAFGARIGVLMVIGGLLGMVLYHAAFGFTAAWRVFITERRGRGLRAQMVMLAIAVLLFFPALGAGTLFGSPVSGYVAPVGVSVIFGAFLFGIGMQLGGGCASGTLFTAGGGNARMLITLLFFVVGSVIGTAHFAWWQSLPAFQPVSLVQTAGVGGGIVVSLALFAAIAAFTVVMEKRRHGQLEQTPRIDAGNQRWLTGPWPLLFGAVALALLNYATLALAGRPWGVTGAFALWGAKGFELLGGDVTGWGYWQAPGNAAALQASVWSDITTVMNVGIMVGALVAASLAGRFAPNFRIPAKSVLAAVIGGIMLGYGARLAFGCNIGAYFGGIASGSLHGWVWLIAAFAGNMIGVRLRPLFFEGEAARQPAAKGC; encoded by the coding sequence ATGAGTGAACTCGCCCTGACCCGACGCTCACGACTTGCCGTACCCGCGGTGGCCGCCGGCGCCCTGCTGCTGGGTGCCCTTGCCGTCGGCGCCGCCTTCGGCGCGCGTATCGGCGTGCTGATGGTGATCGGCGGCCTGCTGGGCATGGTGCTCTACCATGCCGCCTTCGGCTTCACCGCCGCCTGGCGGGTCTTCATCACCGAGCGCCGCGGCCGCGGCCTGCGCGCCCAGATGGTGATGCTGGCCATCGCCGTGCTGCTCTTCTTCCCCGCCCTGGGCGCCGGCACCCTCTTCGGCAGTCCGGTGAGCGGCTATGTGGCCCCGGTGGGCGTCTCGGTGATCTTCGGCGCCTTCCTGTTCGGCATCGGCATGCAGCTGGGGGGCGGCTGTGCCTCCGGCACCCTCTTCACCGCCGGCGGCGGCAACGCCCGTATGCTGATCACCCTGCTGTTCTTCGTGGTGGGCTCGGTGATCGGCACCGCCCACTTCGCCTGGTGGCAGAGCCTGCCCGCCTTCCAGCCGGTCTCCCTGGTGCAGACTGCCGGCGTGGGCGGCGGCATCGTGGTGAGCCTCGCGCTCTTCGCCGCCATCGCCGCCTTCACCGTGGTGATGGAGAAGCGCCGCCATGGTCAGCTGGAGCAGACGCCGCGCATCGACGCCGGCAACCAGCGCTGGCTGACTGGCCCCTGGCCGCTGCTCTTCGGCGCCGTGGCCCTGGCACTGCTCAACTACGCCACCCTGGCCCTGGCCGGCCGCCCCTGGGGCGTCACCGGCGCCTTCGCCCTGTGGGGCGCCAAGGGCTTCGAGCTGCTGGGCGGCGACGTGACCGGCTGGGGCTACTGGCAGGCGCCGGGTAACGCCGCGGCCCTGCAGGCCAGCGTGTGGAGCGACATCACCACGGTGATGAACGTCGGCATCATGGTCGGCGCCCTGGTCGCCGCCTCCCTGGCCGGGCGCTTCGCCCCCAACTTCCGCATCCCGGCCAAGTCGGTGCTGGCGGCGGTGATCGGCGGCATCATGCTTGGCTATGGCGCCCGCCTGGCCTTCGGCTGTAACATCGGCGCCTACTTCGGCGGCATCGCCTCCGGCAGCCTGCACGGCTGGGTGTGGCTCATCGCCGCCTTCGCCGGCAACATGATCGGCGTGCGGCTGCGCCCGCTCTTCTTCGAGGGCGAGGCGGCCCGCCAGCCGGCGGCCAAGGGCTGCTGA
- a CDS encoding NAD-dependent malic enzyme produces MTNDTKRPLYIPYAGPPLLEMPLLNKGSAFSQEERIEFNLIGLLPQCVESIEEQLERAYRQYRQCQNDLDKHIYLRAIQDDNETLYFRLVSEHLEEMLPIIYTPTVGKACQEFSNIYRNHRGLFIAYPDRDRMDDILRSATKNQVKVIVVTDGERILGLGDQGSGGMGIPIGKLALYTACGGISPAYTLPIMLDVGTNNQALLDDPMYMGWRHERIGQEEYDAFIAQFIEAVKRRWPNVLLQFEDFAQANAVPLLERYRDELCCFNDDVQGTASVVVGTLMAACEARDEGIGQQRVVFVGAGSAGCGIAEQVVVAMQAEGLTEKEARARVFMVDREGLVTAEQTWLRDFQKRLAHDPALTEGWQGQELVETIRRIKPTVLIGVCGRPGIFTEEVVRTMHAGCERPVIMPLSNPTSQAEALPEDVIRWTEGAALVATGSPFAPVEYEGHTYPIAQCNNSYIFPGIGLGVVASGAKRVTDDMLMAASRALAREAPIVKEGEGALLPPLSKIRELSKAIAFDVAAQAQGEGVALRTDGIKLRAAIERNCWVPEYRLYRRRSF; encoded by the coding sequence ATGACCAACGACACCAAGCGCCCCCTCTACATTCCCTATGCCGGCCCTCCGCTGCTGGAGATGCCGCTGCTCAACAAGGGCAGCGCCTTCAGTCAGGAGGAGCGCATCGAGTTCAATCTGATCGGCCTGCTGCCCCAGTGCGTGGAGTCCATCGAGGAGCAGCTGGAGCGGGCCTACCGGCAGTATCGCCAGTGCCAGAATGACCTGGACAAGCATATCTACCTGCGTGCCATCCAGGACGACAACGAGACCCTCTACTTCCGCCTGGTGTCCGAACACCTCGAGGAGATGCTGCCGATCATCTATACGCCGACCGTGGGCAAGGCGTGTCAGGAGTTCTCCAACATCTATCGCAACCACCGCGGGCTGTTTATCGCCTACCCGGATCGCGATCGCATGGATGACATCCTGCGCAGCGCCACCAAGAATCAGGTCAAGGTAATCGTGGTGACCGACGGCGAGCGCATCCTCGGCCTCGGCGACCAGGGCAGCGGCGGCATGGGCATCCCCATCGGCAAGCTGGCGCTCTACACCGCCTGCGGCGGCATCAGCCCTGCCTACACCCTGCCGATCATGCTCGACGTGGGCACCAACAACCAGGCGCTGCTCGACGACCCCATGTACATGGGCTGGCGCCATGAGCGCATCGGCCAGGAGGAGTACGACGCCTTCATCGCCCAGTTCATCGAGGCGGTGAAGCGCCGCTGGCCCAATGTGCTGCTGCAGTTCGAGGACTTCGCCCAGGCCAACGCGGTGCCGCTGCTGGAGCGCTATCGCGATGAGCTCTGCTGCTTCAACGATGACGTCCAGGGCACCGCCTCGGTGGTGGTGGGCACCCTGATGGCCGCCTGCGAGGCGCGCGACGAGGGCATCGGCCAACAGCGGGTGGTCTTCGTGGGGGCGGGGTCTGCCGGCTGCGGCATTGCCGAGCAGGTGGTGGTGGCCATGCAGGCCGAGGGGCTCACCGAGAAGGAGGCCCGCGCCCGGGTCTTCATGGTCGACCGCGAGGGGCTGGTCACCGCGGAGCAGACCTGGCTGCGTGACTTCCAGAAGCGCCTGGCCCATGACCCGGCGCTGACCGAGGGCTGGCAGGGCCAGGAGCTGGTGGAGACGATTCGCCGGATCAAGCCCACGGTGCTGATCGGCGTCTGCGGCCGGCCGGGCATCTTCACCGAGGAGGTGGTGCGCACCATGCACGCCGGCTGCGAGCGGCCGGTGATCATGCCGCTCTCCAACCCCACCTCCCAGGCCGAGGCGCTGCCCGAGGACGTGATCCGCTGGACCGAGGGCGCGGCCCTGGTGGCCACCGGCAGCCCCTTCGCGCCGGTGGAGTACGAGGGGCACACCTACCCCATCGCCCAGTGCAACAACTCCTACATCTTCCCGGGCATCGGCCTGGGCGTGGTGGCCTCCGGCGCGAAGCGGGTCACCGACGACATGCTGATGGCGGCCTCCCGGGCGCTGGCCCGGGAGGCGCCCATCGTCAAGGAGGGGGAGGGCGCGCTGCTGCCGCCGCTCTCGAAGATCCGCGAGCTCTCCAAGGCGATCGCCTTCGACGTGGCCGCCCAGGCCCAGGGCGAAGGGGTGGCGCTGAGGACCGACGGCATCAAGCTGCGGGCGGCCATCGAGCGCAACTGCTGGGTCCCGGAGTATCGCCTCTACCGCCGCCGTTCCTTCTGA